The following are encoded together in the Candidatus Omnitrophota bacterium genome:
- a CDS encoding S8 family serine peptidase has product MQRISPWLAFAAVLLSFVFNHSHLDAKTEAEVVAPITTVTSEDINNLPSSRDLLDLTAILSNNNNRESTPRPQMSNYPNLRGFSGPSVLGCPHQSQSRIKDSVNWSGFGSGLGPNFHYQPPAASNQGQDLNTIDRELIERVGINLSPDFKKYSGGGMTQIDPPAQTQTPGLSGDDDYEIKYTEEELAEMAEIPTAEDIRRINTDPFGEMEQRKAERASSQEQVQQPVASGPIAPQGLTQEDAEKLSAAFLVTDDANVNQEYQNNLRNIQQQHVAQAEEEKHKLAQYHEQEQRALQMEQDRLDRLAALDHAQENREIQQASQRDSMREEVVRRTQEILNTTEDYINNAGSYDPYILKWVSIAAEMQHQTKKLADSCLRDQMRAQAKLKALEEWEQAHAQEVAENPHLKKALLNMKFAAQMLYWDAELVWLSTKELVLYGAMIDVGTFVFTSIGKALGVAKTAAQEAAMRVTLNAARKPTAYVVGDVMVNAAGKGADEAAARFMGTAGQQGVRQVAGGAAGQAAGTGAAGQAAGELGDSTIGQGIRDMLSGRTLMEKEVKMNLITEGVQAEMNRMAQVAVETGIPKEEVAAAVAAGDIDGLAIKIIEKLGGKIVSFKDARPIFEISTRALAGTATSADKAVLEALIRQSEAQGVNFWDDLARQGIFGNDGFQPIATMDVIAALKRLVTTGVEEALDKTARLSPEQIQNALQTSLQGALDKTAQIAVDKADDVATQILDNAFDKTVQLTPQQLDQMMATVIDGVLDKTVRLSPEYAEQFAKTVVDKFLEKTQMMSQQEAMRFAETVAENILEHTAQMTEREAAQFFETVVEKIMDKTVLLTEKEVSAFINNVTEEVFAKTLHWSKEETVRLSQSIIDRFLSSAAQRAEANSLRMAETMIDDALKTTTKLDANQALRLAETVIDDVAGKTTIMTPGGSLALAQTVIDGILAKTTQLSQTEAAALAQTVIENIMEKTVKMSPIEAAALAETVIGDVLARTVQLSERQIAELAQTVVDQALAKTLKLSGQEASQFAKTVGENVLDRTVIDDLVGVGSQEALEKMPWRQFINHIYALSEKEQLEGLVQYAKKIGLTDEAINVAKSAKEPVLNLLRSIIEKEGNIIIAGAEANKILALSTRVLRNTATDADMRFLQEMVQKYQAQGLDYFAQLAKQGTLSVAEGFQNVAQKDVIEALRNFAQSQTRQALADTVKIPSTAAATSAANSALDATSLNLGLEGLSRTGLNYRLDFNIPKQTGDLWQAAPRLDFSQFSYGSFLSDEKIGAAAGLSGPIITSGLLNKEPIVSVFDAAGIPVGSVTAKDVKSNPALTRDLIDFAQNRSLAGQRDYFRDWSGGLGYNFGPKDVTAIDLRGSNADFMRSNLGRIPGGIDYASTLVPQLGMGQDDLGILSDGINHQLVNRASPENFFDPFHCCGVVYLDEPVFLREVLAPKKETPAEAIVPNDPLYLDLVHQKKMGGKSGKPVVVMGSGMKMQGEILGVVLGGSDKNEEKIKDQWGIREVGFTPKTNADSAWNLVDAQKKNVLIAVIDSGLDLEHPDGPQYIWTNPKEIPDNNIDDDQNGYVDDVHGWNFLDNNNDLRDFKGHGTNVSGIIAAKADNGIGIAGINPGAQIMVLKVVNPDGRANSINIYRAFRYAADHGARIINISLGDVGVSKLEQLAVNYAYAKGVFIVAASGNDNEFIGLYGPASAKHVFSVGSQDFEGTRSTVSNWGPNLGLIAPGEQIYTLHSQDAKWEGNPKAKEKYYFRVSGTSFSAPIVAATASLLLAKDPNLTHDQLRGILINSAKDMKDSGWDGLTGGGSLDAVAALEANIQDVFVVQLTELRINPEDNKEVSLDVFGTVYGDVSDFIVELGRGRNPSGWTKIAGPFTQPANANWLCRVKKELLRGSKDWNVRITATDKKGQTKTAQSLVVVK; this is encoded by the coding sequence CGCTGTATTGTTGTCCTTTGTCTTTAATCATTCCCATCTTGATGCGAAGACCGAAGCTGAGGTCGTTGCTCCCATTACGACTGTCACTTCCGAAGATATAAACAATTTACCAAGTTCTAGAGATCTTTTGGATCTGACAGCCATCCTTTCTAACAACAATAATAGGGAAAGTACGCCGAGGCCGCAGATGTCTAATTATCCGAATCTTAGAGGTTTTAGCGGCCCTTCTGTTTTAGGTTGTCCTCACCAATCTCAATCGCGGATAAAAGACAGTGTAAATTGGAGCGGATTTGGAAGCGGGTTAGGGCCCAACTTTCATTATCAGCCGCCGGCTGCTTCCAACCAAGGACAGGATTTAAATACCATTGACCGGGAGTTGATTGAACGGGTTGGAATTAATTTAAGCCCGGACTTTAAGAAATATTCCGGCGGAGGAATGACGCAGATCGATCCTCCGGCGCAAACACAAACGCCGGGGTTGTCCGGCGATGATGACTATGAAATTAAATATACCGAAGAAGAATTAGCCGAGATGGCCGAAATCCCGACCGCGGAGGATATTCGCCGCATCAATACTGATCCCTTTGGCGAGATGGAACAGCGCAAGGCCGAGCGAGCATCATCGCAAGAACAAGTACAGCAGCCGGTCGCATCAGGCCCTATTGCTCCGCAGGGCTTAACGCAAGAAGATGCCGAAAAACTTTCCGCCGCATTTTTAGTGACCGATGATGCGAACGTCAATCAAGAATATCAAAATAATTTACGAAACATTCAACAGCAGCATGTGGCTCAAGCCGAAGAAGAAAAACATAAACTGGCTCAGTATCACGAACAAGAACAGCGCGCGCTTCAAATGGAGCAAGACCGTTTGGACCGTTTAGCGGCACTTGACCATGCGCAAGAAAATCGTGAAATCCAACAAGCTAGTCAACGGGATAGCATGCGCGAAGAAGTTGTCCGGCGCACCCAGGAAATTTTGAATACGACGGAAGATTATATCAATAATGCGGGTTCTTATGATCCGTATATTTTAAAGTGGGTCAGCATTGCCGCCGAAATGCAGCATCAAACAAAGAAATTAGCGGATAGCTGTTTGCGCGATCAAATGCGCGCGCAAGCCAAATTAAAAGCGCTTGAAGAGTGGGAGCAGGCTCATGCCCAAGAAGTTGCCGAAAATCCTCACCTTAAAAAAGCTCTTTTGAATATGAAATTCGCGGCTCAAATGTTGTATTGGGACGCGGAATTAGTCTGGCTTTCTACCAAAGAGCTTGTTTTATACGGCGCGATGATCGACGTGGGAACTTTTGTTTTTACCAGCATTGGGAAAGCTTTAGGTGTTGCCAAGACAGCCGCGCAAGAAGCGGCCATGCGTGTCACGCTTAATGCCGCGCGTAAACCAACCGCTTATGTCGTCGGCGATGTAATGGTGAATGCTGCCGGAAAAGGAGCCGATGAAGCCGCGGCAAGGTTTATGGGAACAGCCGGCCAGCAAGGTGTTAGGCAGGTTGCTGGGGGAGCCGCAGGGCAAGCCGCCGGAACAGGGGCCGCCGGGCAAGCCGCCGGAGAACTTGGCGATTCGACCATCGGTCAGGGAATCCGCGACATGTTGTCCGGAAGAACGCTAATGGAAAAAGAAGTTAAGATGAATCTTATTACGGAAGGTGTTCAAGCAGAAATGAATCGCATGGCGCAGGTTGCCGTCGAGACAGGAATTCCTAAAGAAGAAGTTGCTGCGGCGGTAGCCGCAGGAGACATAGATGGGCTCGCCATCAAGATCATCGAAAAACTTGGTGGCAAGATCGTTTCGTTTAAAGACGCGCGGCCGATCTTTGAGATCTCAACGCGTGCTTTGGCCGGAACGGCGACCAGCGCCGACAAAGCGGTTTTAGAAGCGCTTATTCGCCAATCGGAAGCTCAAGGCGTGAACTTCTGGGATGATTTGGCGCGTCAGGGAATTTTCGGTAATGACGGTTTTCAGCCCATTGCTACAATGGATGTTATTGCGGCTTTAAAGCGTTTAGTTACCACAGGTGTTGAAGAGGCTTTAGATAAAACGGCAAGGCTCAGTCCGGAGCAGATCCAGAACGCTCTTCAAACATCTTTACAAGGCGCTTTAGACAAAACAGCGCAGATCGCGGTTGATAAAGCGGATGATGTGGCGACGCAAATTTTAGATAATGCCTTTGATAAAACGGTTCAGTTAACGCCTCAGCAGTTAGATCAAATGATGGCAACCGTGATCGACGGGGTTTTAGATAAAACCGTGCGGCTTTCTCCGGAATATGCCGAGCAATTCGCCAAAACTGTTGTTGATAAATTCTTAGAAAAAACACAAATGATGTCGCAGCAAGAGGCCATGCGTTTCGCCGAGACCGTTGCCGAAAATATTTTGGAACACACGGCACAAATGACCGAGCGGGAAGCGGCACAGTTTTTTGAAACAGTGGTCGAGAAAATAATGGATAAAACTGTTCTTTTGACCGAAAAAGAGGTGAGCGCTTTTATTAACAATGTCACCGAAGAAGTCTTCGCCAAGACATTGCATTGGAGCAAAGAAGAAACCGTGAGATTAAGTCAAAGTATCATCGACCGCTTTCTTAGTTCGGCGGCACAGCGCGCTGAGGCCAATAGTTTGCGCATGGCGGAAACGATGATCGACGACGCACTTAAAACTACGACAAAACTTGACGCCAATCAAGCCTTGCGTTTGGCAGAGACAGTTATTGACGATGTTGCCGGTAAAACAACCATCATGACACCCGGCGGGTCTTTAGCTTTGGCGCAAACCGTTATTGATGGTATTTTAGCGAAGACAACACAGCTTTCTCAAACAGAAGCCGCCGCTTTGGCCCAGACGGTCATTGAAAACATTATGGAAAAAACCGTTAAGATGTCTCCTATTGAAGCGGCTGCTTTAGCCGAAACGGTGATTGGCGATGTTCTGGCGCGTACGGTTCAGTTAAGCGAACGGCAAATAGCGGAATTAGCCCAAACGGTCGTTGATCAAGCACTTGCCAAGACGCTAAAATTATCGGGGCAGGAAGCATCGCAATTTGCTAAAACCGTTGGAGAAAATGTTTTAGACCGCACCGTCATTGATGATCTTGTAGGTGTGGGCAGTCAAGAAGCGTTAGAAAAAATGCCATGGAGACAATTCATTAATCATATTTATGCCTTAAGCGAAAAAGAACAGCTAGAAGGATTAGTCCAATACGCTAAAAAGATCGGCTTAACCGATGAGGCTATTAATGTAGCAAAGTCCGCCAAGGAACCTGTTTTAAATCTTTTGCGTTCTATTATCGAGAAGGAAGGCAATATCATAATTGCCGGCGCGGAAGCGAATAAAATTTTAGCTTTATCCACGCGTGTTTTAAGAAATACCGCGACCGATGCCGATATGCGGTTTTTGCAAGAAATGGTCCAAAAGTACCAGGCGCAAGGATTAGATTATTTTGCGCAGTTAGCAAAACAAGGAACGCTTTCGGTGGCGGAAGGATTTCAAAATGTTGCACAAAAAGATGTTATTGAGGCGCTAAGGAATTTTGCGCAATCCCAAACGCGCCAAGCGCTTGCCGACACCGTTAAGATTCCGTCGACAGCGGCGGCAACATCAGCCGCAAATTCGGCTTTGGATGCAACATCTCTTAATCTTGGCCTTGAAGGTTTAAGCCGTACGGGCCTTAATTACCGCCTAGATTTTAATATTCCAAAACAAACGGGAGATCTTTGGCAAGCAGCGCCGCGGTTAGATTTCTCTCAATTTTCTTATGGATCGTTTTTAAGTGATGAAAAAATTGGCGCGGCGGCCGGGCTTTCCGGCCCGATCATTACTAGCGGTTTGTTAAATAAGGAACCGATCGTAAGCGTTTTTGACGCGGCGGGTATTCCGGTCGGGTCCGTGACGGCGAAAGATGTCAAAAGTAATCCCGCACTCACGAGAGATTTAATTGATTTTGCTCAAAACCGCAGCCTTGCGGGACAGCGTGATTATTTTCGTGATTGGTCTGGCGGATTAGGATATAACTTCGGGCCTAAAGATGTAACTGCCATTGATCTGCGGGGTTCAAATGCGGATTTTATGCGAAGCAACTTGGGCCGTATCCCGGGCGGTATTGATTACGCGTCGACATTGGTTCCGCAATTAGGTATGGGGCAAGATGATCTAGGTATTCTTTCCGACGGGATTAATCATCAGCTTGTCAATCGCGCCTCACCGGAAAACTTTTTTGATCCTTTCCATTGTTGCGGTGTTGTTTATTTGGACGAGCCTGTTTTCTTAAGAGAGGTTTTAGCGCCTAAAAAAGAAACTCCGGCGGAAGCGATCGTGCCGAACGATCCGCTTTACCTTGATCTCGTTCACCAAAAGAAAATGGGTGGTAAATCTGGGAAACCTGTTGTGGTTATGGGTAGCGGAATGAAGATGCAAGGTGAAATTTTAGGCGTCGTGTTAGGTGGCAGTGATAAAAATGAAGAAAAGATCAAAGACCAATGGGGTATTAGGGAAGTTGGCTTTACGCCAAAAACAAACGCGGATTCCGCGTGGAATTTGGTAGATGCTCAAAAGAAAAATGTCTTAATCGCGGTAATCGATTCCGGATTGGACCTCGAGCATCCCGACGGCCCGCAATATATTTGGACAAATCCTAAAGAAATCCCGGACAATAATATCGATGATGATCAAAACGGCTACGTGGATGATGTCCATGGATGGAATTTTCTAGATAATAATAATGATCTTAGGGATTTTAAAGGCCACGGAACAAATGTTTCCGGGATCATTGCCGCTAAAGCGGATAACGGTATTGGTATTGCCGGTATTAATCCGGGCGCGCAGATCATGGTTTTAAAAGTCGTTAATCCCGATGGAAGAGCGAACAGCATAAATATTTACCGGGCGTTTCGTTACGCGGCTGATCACGGAGCGCGTATTATCAATATTTCCCTTGGCGATGTCGGTGTTTCAAAGTTAGAGCAGTTAGCTGTTAATTATGCGTACGCGAAAGGTGTTTTTATCGTGGCAGCTTCCGGTAATGATAATGAATTTATCGGGCTTTACGGGCCTGCTTCGGCAAAACATGTTTTTTCCGTTGGAAGCCAAGATTTTGAGGGGACGCGCAGCACCGTTTCGAATTGGGGGCCGAATTTAGGTCTCATTGCTCCGGGAGAACAGATCTATACGCTTCACTCGCAAGATGCTAAATGGGAAGGAAATCCGAAAGCCAAAGAAAAGTATTATTTCAGAGTCTCCGGAACTTCTTTTTCCGCGCCGATCGTTGCGGCGACAGCGTCTTTGTTGTTAGCTAAAGATCCTAACCTAACCCATGATCAACTGCGCGGCATTTTGATCAACTCGGCCAAGGACATGAAGGACAGCGGTTGGGATGGTTTGACCGGAGGTGGTTCTTTGGATGCGGTCGCAGCACTAGAAGCAAACATTCAAGATGTTTTTGTGGTCCAGCTGACCGAATTAAGGATAAATCCCGAGGATAACAAGGAAGTTTCTTTGGATGTTTTTGGAACTGTTTATGGTGATGTGAGTGATTTTATTGTTGAGCTCGGACGGGGAAGAAATCCGTCGGGCTGGACGAAGATCGCCGGTCCTTTTACGCAGCCGGCTAATGCCAACTGGTTGTGCCGTGTAAAAAAAGAACTACTTCGCGGTAGTAAAGACTGGAATGTCCGCATTACGGCGACAGATAAAAAAGGACAGACAAAAACAGCACAATCACTGGTAGTCGTAAAATAA
- a CDS encoding YceI family protein codes for MSKTKITACIIGLLLISSPVAHAATFKIDPGRSTLIFKIKQLSIDTVGAFTRFRGTMELNSDNTQPTDLKATVDLKSVNTRQSQRDEDLLGQDIFNAAKFPAAKFVSKKIDGQKISGELTLRGVTKPVSFNYQLGKVENKNVSISARGTIRPKDFGITFNRALEKGKPLLGDSVEIVVEAVGILQ; via the coding sequence ATGTCTAAAACGAAAATAACCGCTTGCATCATAGGATTGTTACTTATTTCCTCGCCGGTCGCTCATGCCGCAACATTTAAAATTGATCCCGGCCGGTCAACATTGATCTTTAAAATAAAACAATTATCTATTGATACCGTCGGGGCTTTCACGCGATTTCGCGGAACGATGGAATTAAATAGCGACAATACGCAGCCAACAGATCTTAAAGCCACTGTTGATCTAAAAAGTGTTAATACCCGTCAAAGCCAACGGGATGAAGATCTTTTAGGGCAAGACATCTTTAACGCGGCTAAATTTCCGGCGGCAAAATTTGTTTCTAAGAAAATTGACGGCCAAAAGATATCAGGGGAATTGACGTTGCGTGGTGTTACAAAACCGGTGAGTTTTAATTATCAATTGGGAAAAGTTGAAAATAAAAACGTTTCTATTTCTGCTCGGGGAACAATTCGCCCCAAAGACTTCGGCATCACGTTCAACCGGGCCTTAGAAAAAGGCAAACCGCTTCTTGGCGATTCGGTTGAAATTGTTGTGGAAGCCGTGGGCATTCTGCAATAG
- a CDS encoding nucleoside deaminase: MKNINAYFMKLAIQKASQGVQKGQTPFGACIVKNGKVIACAHNTVWKTSDSTAHAEINAIRLACRKLKTINLSKCVMYSTCEPCPMCFSACHWAGISKIIFGAQIKDAKRFGFNELSVSCATMKSRGHSKVQLQAGCCAKENLNVFRCWSKQKNKKAY, translated from the coding sequence ATGAAGAATATTAATGCGTATTTTATGAAGTTAGCGATCCAAAAGGCCAGCCAAGGCGTTCAAAAAGGGCAAACGCCTTTCGGCGCGTGTATCGTTAAAAACGGCAAAGTGATCGCCTGCGCCCATAATACGGTTTGGAAGACGTCCGATAGCACGGCGCACGCGGAAATCAATGCTATCCGCTTGGCTTGCCGAAAATTAAAGACCATCAATCTATCCAAATGCGTGATGTATTCGACCTGTGAACCGTGCCCGATGTGTTTTAGCGCTTGCCATTGGGCCGGGATCTCGAAGATTATTTTTGGCGCGCAGATCAAAGACGCGAAAAGATTTGGGTTCAACGAGCTGAGTGTTTCTTGCGCGACGATGAAGTCGCGTGGACATAGCAAGGTTCAATTGCAAGCGGGATGTTGCGCAAAAGAAAACCTGAATGTCTTTCGCTGTTGGTCCAAGCAAAAAAATAAAAAAGCTTATTAA
- a CDS encoding O-acetylhomoserine aminocarboxypropyltransferase/cysteine synthase, protein MTKIDKNLRRETLAVHGGQEPDPATGARAVPIYQTSSYVFKSTEHAANLFALKEFGNIYTRLMNPTTDVLEKRIAALEGGVGALAVASGQSATMLAIMNIAKAGDEIVSADNLYGGTHTLLKYTLKRMGIDVKFVNSQDLKAFEKAITPKTKAIFGESVGNPKLNVSDIEALAKIAHKNGIPLILDNTATPFLLRPFDFGADIIVYSATKFIGGHGNSIGGLIVDSGKFDWTNGKFPLIAEPDASYHGINFVEYLKPFGNIAYITKARISLLRPMGPAMSPFNAFLFLQGLETLHLRMPRHAENALAVAKCLEKHKSISWVNYPGLESSPEKKKADKYLPKGAGAIIGFGIKGGAEAGKKFINSLELISHLANIGDAKTLAIHPATTTHSQLAEEDQITTGVTPDFIRLSIGIEHIDDIIADIEQALKKASK, encoded by the coding sequence ATGACCAAGATTGATAAGAATTTAAGAAGAGAAACCTTAGCCGTTCACGGCGGACAGGAACCTGATCCGGCAACCGGAGCGCGCGCGGTCCCTATTTATCAAACATCGTCTTATGTTTTTAAAAGCACCGAACACGCCGCGAATTTATTCGCGCTTAAAGAATTCGGCAACATCTATACGCGTTTGATGAACCCCACAACGGATGTTCTGGAAAAAAGGATCGCGGCCTTAGAAGGCGGTGTAGGCGCTTTGGCGGTCGCGAGCGGCCAATCAGCGACGATGCTCGCCATCATGAACATTGCCAAAGCCGGCGATGAAATTGTCTCGGCGGATAATTTGTACGGCGGAACACATACACTTTTAAAATACACGCTCAAACGTATGGGCATTGATGTTAAGTTCGTTAATTCTCAAGACTTAAAAGCTTTTGAAAAAGCAATTACTCCAAAAACAAAAGCTATTTTTGGCGAAAGCGTGGGAAATCCGAAATTAAATGTGAGCGATATTGAAGCGTTGGCAAAGATCGCCCATAAAAACGGCATTCCTCTAATTCTGGATAATACGGCAACACCTTTTTTGTTAAGGCCGTTTGATTTCGGGGCTGATATTATTGTTTATTCGGCGACGAAATTTATCGGCGGCCACGGCAATTCTATTGGCGGGCTTATTGTGGATTCCGGAAAATTTGATTGGACCAACGGAAAATTCCCCTTGATCGCTGAACCTGATGCCAGCTATCACGGCATTAATTTTGTGGAGTATTTAAAACCGTTTGGCAATATTGCGTATATTACGAAGGCGCGTATTTCCTTATTGCGGCCGATGGGCCCGGCGATGTCGCCGTTTAACGCTTTTTTATTTTTGCAGGGATTAGAAACGCTTCATTTGCGTATGCCGCGTCATGCCGAAAATGCTTTAGCGGTGGCGAAATGTCTGGAAAAACATAAATCCATCAGTTGGGTGAATTATCCGGGATTAGAGTCAAGTCCGGAGAAAAAGAAAGCTGATAAATATTTGCCGAAAGGCGCCGGGGCGATCATCGGCTTCGGGATCAAGGGTGGAGCGGAAGCCGGAAAGAAATTCATCAATTCCTTAGAACTTATTTCTCACCTGGCGAACATTGGCGATGCGAAGACGCTGGCGATTCATCCGGCGACAACAACGCATTCGCAGTTGGCCGAAGAAGATCAAATTACGACGGGAGTTACGCCGGATTTTATCCGCTTATCTATCGGCATTGAACACATTGACGATATTATCGCGGATATTGAGCAGGCGTTAAAGAAGGCGTCAAAATAG
- a CDS encoding bifunctional methionine sulfoxide reductase B/A protein, with protein sequence MADKHKSSKTPICDLPLSDAQLKKILTPEQYRVMKENGTELPFANPFWNNKKEGIYVDAITGDPLFSSTDKFDSGTGWPSFIKPIDKDVIVEKEDESHGMQRIEARSKKSDSHLGHVFDDGPSPTGLRYCINSAALKFIPLEEMSKKGYEAYLYLFEKDPKSDKANNVSKKTQTATFGMGCFWGVESIFRQVKGVLDVSVGYMGGSLRNPTYEDVCTNMTGHAEVAQIIFDSEKVSYDQLLEVFWNNHNPTTLNQQGPDVGTQYRSVIFYHTPEQEKIALASKKAMERSGEFDYPIVTEISKAKEFYKAEEYHQRYFEKQGIAEPICHIPRKKKVSK encoded by the coding sequence ATGGCTGATAAACATAAAAGTAGTAAAACACCAATTTGTGATCTTCCTTTAAGCGACGCGCAGCTTAAAAAGATCCTAACGCCGGAGCAATACCGGGTGATGAAAGAAAACGGAACGGAGCTACCCTTTGCTAATCCTTTTTGGAATAATAAAAAGGAAGGGATCTATGTGGATGCGATCACCGGGGATCCACTATTTAGCTCGACGGATAAATTTGATTCCGGGACCGGCTGGCCGAGTTTTATCAAGCCGATCGATAAAGATGTGATCGTAGAGAAAGAGGATGAAAGCCACGGGATGCAGCGCATCGAGGCGCGTTCCAAGAAAAGTGACTCGCATTTAGGGCATGTCTTTGATGATGGGCCAAGCCCGACGGGATTGCGCTATTGCATTAATTCGGCGGCGCTTAAATTTATTCCGTTGGAAGAGATGAGTAAAAAAGGATACGAGGCGTATTTATATTTGTTCGAAAAGGATCCGAAAAGTGATAAAGCCAACAACGTGAGCAAAAAAACCCAAACGGCGACTTTTGGCATGGGATGTTTTTGGGGTGTTGAGTCAATTTTCCGGCAAGTGAAAGGCGTTTTGGATGTGTCGGTCGGATACATGGGGGGAAGTTTAAGAAATCCAACCTATGAAGATGTATGCACAAATATGACCGGCCATGCGGAAGTGGCTCAAATTATTTTTGACTCAGAAAAAGTTTCCTATGATCAGCTTTTGGAAGTTTTCTGGAATAATCATAATCCGACGACGTTAAATCAGCAAGGGCCGGATGTTGGGACGCAATATCGCTCGGTTATTTTTTATCATACGCCGGAGCAGGAAAAAATTGCGCTCGCATCTAAAAAGGCGATGGAAAGATCCGGCGAATTTGATTATCCTATTGTGACCGAAATATCTAAGGCTAAGGAATTCTATAAGGCGGAAGAATATCATCAGCGTTATTTTGAAAAACAGGGCATTGCGGAACCCATTTGCCATATTCCCAGAAAAAAGAAAGTGTCCAAGTAG
- a CDS encoding SAM-dependent methyltransferase: protein MAQKLFLIPNFLHETSGSDVMPGYIKEMIKHVRAFLAEDQKSAQRFLRKIDSAFPLTECQFFSLNEHTKKNEAEEYLNMCFGQDIGIISECGMPCVADPGADIVLLAHQKDMEIIPLIGPSSIFLALCASGLNGQNFSFNGYLPKERDERLKKIKFLEQRSNQEGQTQIFMETPYRNEHLFEDILSSCRETTWLCVACDLTSPTQMVKTLSIKNWKKEKPSLNKRPAIFLIQTLSPNP, encoded by the coding sequence ATGGCACAAAAATTATTCCTTATTCCTAATTTTTTGCATGAAACATCCGGATCTGATGTGATGCCGGGATATATTAAGGAAATGATCAAACATGTGCGCGCTTTTTTGGCAGAAGACCAAAAAAGCGCGCAACGTTTTCTAAGGAAGATCGATTCTGCTTTTCCTCTTACCGAATGCCAATTCTTTTCGCTTAATGAACATACTAAGAAAAACGAAGCCGAAGAATATTTAAACATGTGCTTTGGCCAAGACATTGGCATTATTTCCGAATGCGGTATGCCTTGCGTGGCTGATCCGGGCGCGGATATTGTTTTGTTGGCTCATCAAAAGGATATGGAAATTATTCCTTTGATCGGCCCCTCATCCATTTTTCTCGCGCTTTGCGCTTCAGGCCTTAACGGACAGAATTTCTCCTTCAATGGATATTTACCCAAAGAACGCGATGAGCGCCTAAAGAAAATCAAATTTCTTGAACAGCGCTCGAACCAGGAAGGCCAAACCCAGATCTTTATGGAAACGCCTTATCGCAATGAACATTTATTTGAAGATATTCTTTCCTCTTGCCGCGAAACAACATGGCTTTGCGTGGCCTGCGATTTAACTTCTCCAACCCAAATGGTGAAAACTTTATCTATTAAAAACTGGAAAAAAGAAAAACCATCGCTCAATAAAAGACCCGCTATATTTCTTATTCAAACCCTAAGCCCTAATCCCTAA
- a CDS encoding SOS response-associated peptidase yields the protein MCGRYSFIKTNAKELAERFDLLDLSINVKPDHNIAPLAQVPVILNTSPRSLTLLRWGLIPYWAKDKAIGNKMINARAETIFEKPSFKDPISQKRCLILADAFFEWKKGGTKKKPYKISLKSQEPFAFAGIWDRWISGGEEILSCSIVTTEPNSLIAPIHHRMPVILPKDCEQKWLSRLSRKDIELFLKPFDNSQMSVEPALSNNNPLEVPIMASWPS from the coding sequence ATGTGTGGACGCTATTCTTTTATCAAAACAAACGCTAAAGAATTGGCTGAGCGTTTTGATCTTCTTGATCTTTCCATAAATGTGAAGCCTGATCATAATATTGCGCCGCTAGCCCAAGTTCCTGTTATTCTGAACACTTCTCCGAGGAGCTTAACGCTTCTTCGTTGGGGCCTTATTCCTTATTGGGCTAAAGATAAAGCGATCGGCAATAAGATGATCAATGCCCGTGCTGAAACGATCTTTGAAAAACCGTCTTTTAAAGACCCTATCAGCCAAAAAAGATGTTTAATTTTAGCGGATGCGTTCTTTGAATGGAAAAAAGGGGGAACAAAAAAGAAGCCGTATAAAATTTCTCTTAAAAGTCAAGAGCCTTTTGCTTTTGCCGGGATTTGGGATCGTTGGATTTCTGGCGGCGAAGAGATCTTAAGCTGTTCCATCGTGACCACCGAACCAAATTCGCTTATCGCTCCTATCCATCATCGTATGCCGGTTATCTTGCCGAAAGATTGCGAACAAAAATGGCTCAGCCGTCTTTCCCGGAAAGATATTGAGTTATTCTTAAAGCCGTTTGATAACAGTCAAATGAGCGTTGAGCCTGCCTTAAGCAATAATAACCCTTTGGAAGTTCCGATAATGGCTTCCTGGCCGTCATAA
- a CDS encoding PilZ domain-containing protein, protein MKERRAFPRLPVELPARCELSGSRNAPFPALVINVGHQGICITAKPKLELEQFLILHIQVKHNETMVIKSRVVWCEDIAGTVQHKIGLKIISAKPEDIMRLVHLYPTESEGKA, encoded by the coding sequence ATGAAAGAACGACGCGCCTTCCCAAGATTGCCCGTAGAATTACCGGCTCGCTGTGAATTATCCGGATCCCGCAATGCACCTTTTCCGGCGCTCGTCATTAATGTCGGGCACCAGGGGATCTGTATTACCGCTAAGCCTAAGCTAGAGCTTGAACAATTCTTGATCCTCCATATCCAAGTCAAACATAATGAAACAATGGTTATCAAATCCCGAGTTGTCTGGTGCGAAGATATTGCCGGAACAGTCCAGCACAAAATCGGCCTTAAGATCATCAGCGCCAAGCCGGAAGATATTATGCGGCTTGTACATCTTTATCCGACGGAAAGCGAGGGAAAGGCATGA